Proteins encoded in a region of the Leishmania panamensis strain MHOM/PA/94/PSC-1 chromosome 15 sequence genome:
- a CDS encoding hypothetical protein (TriTrypDB/GeneDB-style sysID: LpmP.15.0780): MSVIGVFTKGRATGHPSVVSVLRYVPRARVPWQPSRFGRENLADDDMAQLWGTGRYRTGPGNYNSGYSTKKTHTLEDNTISIIPKHELEKFMPDISLGSKALVTPVSLMNARNGHRVTHDLIHSYDPYIGRLQRPAVVDHDNVTVEDPNRVGLNAATLDCRARIYRWLRRGPFFQEDNYFRRSTKLQRNGPVPVSVHEVPLMQRIIRLARGGHLKAACEEYRRVTSVPPVDVYRALTAACIPGAKLADAIAIFEDGNSRLFYVARDGEVLHNVLRCAIRAKHRVRVMWVYNVMVGRRYENVIVRAEVDVIWRYRIASLALEYLLDNNAGEEARVVYDYLVENKLVDCDLHVRLGHVIQQALKEGKTVHVQQDALDGMALSRNVVAVAPQVAVALYARYLENMKEGAAWTDARGLPLTDPTKTDADTNGAAAVAWMKAAFPDIDPAAVLRLARFRRSSKDLMAKDRSVYVQRAAQWVELLSSAHQAREEVPLTYLRKSRPSITNPNVRVAWLPERQRAHALLASDEGFKFAYSGPQTRFVEETFAYAENTLQSRYLAQQPVHTEVTASVALGAAALAVDSSSGSAAPHIPGSPAVSRILHTSVLVDGSLSGSSGSGIAALRSGGSESVKATASPTAGISGRPSSTSGRADLDDAHF; this comes from the coding sequence ATGTCTGTGATCGGCGTCTTCACCAAGGGGCGGGCGACGGGGCACCCCTCGGTGgtgtcggtgctgcgctacgtcccacgcgcgcgcgtgccgtGGCAGCCGAGCCGCTTCGGTCGCGAGAACCTCGCTGACGACGACATGGCGCAGCTCTGGGGCACGGGTCGCTACCGCACCGGGCCTGGTAACTACAACAGCGGCTACAGCACcaagaagacacacacgctaGAGGACAACACCATCAGCATAATCCCGAAGCATGAGCTGGAGAAGTTCATGCCGGATATCTCGCTAGGGTCGAAAGCGCTCGTGACGCCGGTCTCGTTGATGAACGCCCGTAACGGCCACCGCGTCACCCACGACCTCATCCACTCCTACGACCCGTACATTGGCCGGCTGCAGAGACCCGCGGTGGTGGACCACGACAACGTTACTGTGGAAGACCCGAACCGTGTCGGCCTTAATGCCGCCACACTGGACTGCCGCGCCCGCATCTACCGCTGGCTCCGTCGCGGCCCGTTCTTTCAGGAGGACAACTACTTCCGACGCTCGAcaaagctgcagcgcaacggCCCAGTTCCGGTCTCCGTGCACGAAGTTCCGCTAATGCAACGAATTATCCGCCTCGCCCGGGGGGGTCATCTGAAGGCGGCGTGCGAGGAATACCGGCGCGTGACGTCGGTGCCGCCGGTGGATGTGTATCGCGCGCTGACGGCTGCTTGCATCCCTGGCGCCAAGCTGGCGGATGCGATTGCCATCTTTGAAGATGGCAACTCGCGGCTCTTTTACGTCGCGCGAGATGGAGAAGTGCTGCATaacgtgctgcgctgcgccatccGCGCAAAGCACCGCGTGCGGGTGATGTGGGTGTACAACGTCATGGTGGGCCGCCGCTACGAGAACGTCATTGTAAGGGCAGAGGTAGACGTGATCTGGCGCTACCGCATCGCGAGTTTGGCGCTGGAGTACCTGCTGGACAACAAcgccggcgaggaggcgcgcgtCGTGTACGACTACCTCGTGGAGAACAAGTTGGTGGACTGTGACCTGCACGTGCGACTCGGCCACGTCATACAGCAGGCGCTCAAGGAGGGGAAGACAGTGCACGTGCAGCAGGATGCCCTCGACGGTATGGCGTTATCGCGGAATGTGGTGGCTGTAGCGCCGCAGGTGGCCGTCGCGCTATACGCACGGTATCTGGAGAACATGAAGGAGGGCGCGGCCTGGACGGACGCGCGCGGCTTACCGCTGACAGACCCAACCAAGACAGACGCGGACACcaatggcgctgcagcggtcgCATGGATGAAGGCGGCTTTCCCAGATATCGATCCCGCCGCGGTACTGCGCCTCGCTCGCTTCCGCCGCAGCTCGAAGGATCTCATGGCGAAAGACAGGTCCGTCTACGTGCAGCGTGCGGCACAGTGGGTGGAACTGCTCAGCTCGGCACACCAGGCCCGCGAGGAGGTCCCACTTACGTACCTACGTAAGTCACGCCCATCGATTACCAACCCGAACGTGCGAGTGGCGTGGCTGccggagcggcagcgcgcgcacgcgctgctcgCCAGCGATGAAGGTTTCAAGTTTGCCTACAGCGGGCCGCAGACCCGCTTTGTGGAGGAAACGTTTGCGTACGCCGAGAACACGCTGCAGAGTCGCTaccttgcgcagcagcccgtTCACACGGAAGTGACAGCGAGCGTGGCCCtgggtgcagcggcgcttgcGGTTGAcagtagcagcggcagcgcagcacctcacATTCCGGGGTCACCGGCAGTATCCCGAATCCTACACACCTCTGTCCTCGTTGATGGGTCGCtaagcggcagcagcggtagcggTATTGCGGCGCTGCGTTCTGGAGGCAGCGAGTCTGTCAAGGCAACGGCGAGCCCTACAGCGGGCATCAGCGGTCGACCGTCGTCAACGAGCGGTAGGGCTGACTTGGACGACGCACACTTCTAG